In the Corynebacterium gerontici genome, one interval contains:
- the rplL gene encoding 50S ribosomal protein L7/L12 — MAKLTKDELIEAFKEMTLIELSEFVKEFEEVFEVTAAAPVAVAAAGAAGGDAPAAEEKDEFDVVLEDAGAKKIGVIKAVREIVSGLGLKEAKELVESAPKAILEGANKDDAEAAKTKLEEAGAKVSLK; from the coding sequence ATGGCTAAGCTCACCAAGGACGAGCTCATTGAAGCTTTCAAGGAGATGACCCTCATCGAGCTCTCCGAGTTCGTTAAGGAATTCGAAGAGGTCTTCGAAGTTACCGCTGCTGCTCCGGTTGCTGTTGCTGCCGCTGGCGCTGCAGGTGGCGACGCTCCTGCTGCTGAAGAGAAGGACGAGTTCGACGTCGTGCTCGAGGACGCTGGCGCTAAGAAGATCGGCGTGATCAAGGCTGTGCGCGAGATCGTTTCCGGCCTGGGCCTGAAGGAAGCTAAGGAGCTCGTTGAGTCCGCTCCTAAGGCTATCCTCGAGGGTGCTAACAAGGACGACGCTGAGGCTGCTAAGACCAAGCTCGAAGAGGCTGGCGCAAAGGTGTCCCTCAAGTAA
- a CDS encoding inositol-3-phosphate synthase, which yields MAKINVAIAGLGNCATSLIQGIHYYRDADPSQEVPGLMHVQFGDYHVGDLNVVAAFDVDADKVGKDVSEAIQSGQNCTIKICDVPETGVKVQRGHTLDGLGRYYQQTIEESDAEPVDVVQALKDAEVDVLVSYLPVGSEEADKFYAQCAIDAGCAFVNALPVFIASDPEWAEKFRAAGVPIVGDDIKSQVGATISHRVLAKLFEDRGVRLERTMQLNVGGNMDFKNMLERERLESKKISKTQSVTSNVHSGPLAGKVEDRNVHIGPSDYVEWLDDRKWAYVRLEGTAFGDVPLNLEYKLEVWDSPNSAGIIIDAIRAAKIALDRGIGGPVESASSYLMKSPPTQLDDDTARAQLEAFIAGE from the coding sequence ATGGCAAAAATCAATGTGGCAATTGCAGGCCTTGGAAATTGTGCAACGTCGCTGATCCAAGGCATCCATTACTACCGCGATGCGGACCCCTCCCAGGAAGTTCCTGGACTCATGCACGTCCAATTCGGCGATTATCACGTTGGTGATCTCAACGTGGTGGCAGCCTTCGATGTGGATGCAGACAAGGTGGGCAAGGACGTTTCCGAGGCGATTCAGAGCGGTCAGAACTGCACCATCAAGATCTGCGATGTTCCTGAGACGGGTGTGAAGGTCCAGCGTGGCCACACCCTGGATGGCTTGGGTCGTTACTATCAGCAAACCATCGAGGAATCCGATGCTGAGCCGGTCGATGTAGTGCAGGCTCTTAAGGATGCCGAGGTAGATGTGCTGGTGAGCTACCTGCCGGTGGGCTCCGAGGAAGCAGACAAGTTCTACGCCCAGTGCGCGATCGATGCTGGTTGCGCCTTTGTAAACGCCCTGCCGGTGTTTATCGCCTCTGATCCTGAGTGGGCTGAGAAGTTCCGTGCAGCCGGTGTGCCGATCGTCGGTGACGATATTAAAAGCCAGGTGGGTGCCACCATTAGCCACCGCGTCCTAGCCAAACTCTTTGAAGACCGTGGAGTGCGTTTAGAGCGAACCATGCAGCTCAACGTGGGTGGCAACATGGACTTCAAGAACATGCTGGAGCGCGAGCGCCTGGAATCCAAGAAGATTTCCAAGACGCAATCGGTAACCAGCAACGTTCACTCAGGGCCACTCGCGGGGAAGGTAGAAGACCGCAACGTACACATCGGCCCCTCCGACTATGTGGAGTGGTTGGATGATCGCAAGTGGGCCTATGTACGCCTGGAGGGCACGGCATTCGGTGACGTCCCGCTCAACTTGGAGTACAAGCTTGAGGTGTGGGACTCACCCAACTCCGCCGGTATCATCATCGACGCTATCCGCGCCGCGAAAATTGCCCTCGATCGCGGTATCGGTGGGCCGGTGGAATCCGCCTCCTCCTACCTGATGAAATCACCGCCCACCCAGCTTGATGACGACACCGCGCGCGCCCAGCTCGAAGCATTTATCGCGGGGGAGTAG
- a CDS encoding alkene reductase → MNNLLSSAAVGMMSVNNRVTMAALTRMRAGEDGVPTPMHAEYYAQRASAGFVVTEGTFLSFRSRGFAGQAGIANSAQQLGWAGVAKAVHERGGVLVMQLMHAGRMSHQDLTRGQQPEAPSAIAAGVQLRTSGGKLDAPVPHAMNAEDLERVKAEFVAGARRAIDAGLDAVEIHGANGYLLHEFLSPAANHREDAYGGSPSARARFVAEVIRAVAEEIGAQRTALRISPEHNIQGCLELDPEETRATYRALLEQIADLDLAYLSILHANPESRLVQELRHLFGGFTVVNTGFAEVTQQAEAEAILERGLGDAVAVGRLFIANPDLPRRWAEGADLNEPDMATFYVGGARGYIDYPSLG, encoded by the coding sequence ATGAACAACCTACTTTCTTCCGCCGCCGTAGGCATGATGTCTGTGAACAATCGCGTCACCATGGCGGCATTGACCAGAATGCGGGCCGGTGAAGATGGCGTGCCCACCCCGATGCACGCTGAGTATTACGCTCAACGCGCCAGCGCCGGTTTTGTGGTCACAGAAGGCACTTTCTTGAGTTTCCGCAGCCGCGGTTTCGCGGGCCAGGCGGGCATTGCCAATTCGGCGCAGCAACTCGGCTGGGCTGGGGTGGCAAAGGCGGTGCACGAGCGGGGCGGTGTTCTGGTTATGCAACTAATGCATGCAGGGCGTATGAGCCATCAAGACCTGACCCGTGGCCAGCAACCAGAGGCGCCGAGCGCCATCGCTGCAGGGGTGCAATTGCGCACCTCTGGAGGCAAGCTCGACGCTCCCGTCCCGCACGCGATGAATGCCGAGGACCTTGAGCGTGTGAAAGCTGAATTTGTTGCTGGTGCACGCCGGGCTATCGACGCGGGCCTTGATGCTGTTGAGATCCATGGAGCCAACGGCTATCTCTTGCATGAGTTCTTAAGCCCCGCGGCGAATCACCGCGAGGATGCCTACGGTGGCAGCCCGAGTGCGCGGGCACGATTTGTAGCAGAAGTTATCCGTGCCGTCGCTGAGGAAATCGGTGCACAGCGCACAGCGTTGCGCATCTCCCCCGAGCACAATATCCAGGGATGTTTGGAACTTGATCCAGAAGAAACTCGGGCAACCTATCGGGCGCTCCTTGAGCAGATCGCCGACCTCGATTTGGCGTACCTGTCCATCCTCCACGCGAATCCGGAAAGCCGCTTGGTGCAGGAGCTGCGCCACCTTTTCGGCGGTTTCACCGTTGTGAATACCGGTTTTGCTGAGGTCACGCAGCAGGCAGAAGCAGAGGCCATCCTCGAGCGCGGGCTTGGCGACGCCGTAGCGGTGGGCCGTTTGTTCATCGCCAATCCGGACCTTCCACGCCGCTGGGCAGAAGGTGCAGATTTGAACGAGCCGGATATGGCAACGTTCTATGTCGGTGGGGCTCGCGGTTATATCGATTATCCGAGCCTTGGATAG
- the rplJ gene encoding 50S ribosomal protein L10: protein MANPKNEQSLAELKNRFAEADSVVLTEYRGLSVAQTTELRRALGADVQYSVAKNTLVKLAAKEAGIEGLDDLLVGPTAVAFVKGEAVDAAKAMKKFASENKAFVVKGGYMDGNALSAAQVDAIAELDNRETTLAKLAGAMKGNLAKAAGLFNAPASQVARLAVALQEKKEA, encoded by the coding sequence ATGGCAAACCCGAAGAACGAACAGTCCCTGGCTGAGCTGAAGAACCGCTTTGCTGAGGCAGACTCTGTTGTGCTGACCGAGTACCGCGGACTCTCCGTGGCTCAGACCACCGAACTGCGTCGTGCACTGGGTGCAGATGTCCAGTACTCCGTCGCCAAGAACACCCTGGTTAAGCTTGCTGCTAAGGAAGCTGGCATCGAGGGTCTTGATGATCTCCTCGTTGGCCCCACCGCCGTTGCCTTTGTTAAGGGCGAGGCCGTGGACGCTGCGAAGGCGATGAAGAAGTTCGCTTCTGAAAACAAGGCTTTTGTTGTCAAGGGTGGCTACATGGACGGCAATGCCCTGAGCGCTGCTCAGGTTGATGCCATCGCCGAGCTGGACAACCGCGAGACGACCCTCGCAAAGCTGGCTGGCGCCATGAAGGGCAACTTGGCAAAGGCTGCAGGCCTGTTCAACGCCCCCGCTTCTCAGGTTGCGCGCCTCGCAGTTGCGCTGCAGGAGAAGAAGGAAGCGTAA
- a CDS encoding nucleoside hydrolase yields the protein MTPQPTLPAILADVDTGIDDMLALIYLGARHCAGEIVLAGVSVNAGNTTAVIAANNTRFVLDLVGCQDVPVAVGATAPLSVPLTITPETHGPAGLGYIFAPGNEQVKSLQVRPGVVPDAAVMEKLAKAGALVQGIRSDAPALWANVLRAHPDCRLLVSGPGTLLAQHAQIARRFAQITVMGGAVDYPGNTTPNAEWNFWSDPEGAQTLLSFKPTLLSLQISEGIIVTPSELATWQLHGPLHTVVGEALRFYFEFHQAMGEGYVAQVHDLAAATVALDAVPYSTRTRLLRIDPQDRGAVLAGQGEPVDVITRLDASAVFKEFRRALALLDNR from the coding sequence ATGACTCCCCAGCCCACGCTCCCGGCTATCCTCGCCGACGTCGATACCGGCATCGACGACATGCTCGCGCTCATCTACCTCGGCGCTCGTCATTGCGCTGGCGAGATCGTGCTCGCCGGTGTGAGCGTCAATGCGGGCAATACCACCGCCGTGATCGCCGCCAATAACACGCGCTTCGTGCTTGATCTGGTGGGGTGCCAGGACGTGCCGGTGGCGGTAGGCGCAACCGCACCACTGTCTGTGCCATTGACCATTACTCCGGAAACGCATGGGCCGGCGGGTCTCGGCTATATCTTCGCTCCGGGTAATGAGCAAGTGAAAAGCCTGCAGGTGCGCCCCGGTGTGGTGCCCGATGCTGCTGTGATGGAAAAGCTAGCGAAAGCGGGAGCTCTCGTTCAAGGAATCCGCTCGGACGCCCCTGCGTTGTGGGCGAACGTGCTGCGCGCGCATCCCGATTGCCGATTGCTCGTTAGCGGACCGGGCACGCTGCTTGCCCAGCACGCGCAAATTGCGAGGCGCTTCGCTCAGATCACGGTGATGGGCGGTGCGGTGGACTATCCGGGTAACACCACCCCGAACGCGGAGTGGAATTTTTGGTCTGATCCCGAAGGTGCCCAAACGCTATTGAGCTTCAAGCCCACGCTCCTGAGTTTGCAGATCAGCGAAGGAATCATCGTCACGCCTTCAGAACTAGCAACGTGGCAACTCCACGGCCCGCTGCACACCGTGGTCGGCGAGGCTCTGCGTTTCTACTTTGAATTTCACCAGGCGATGGGGGAGGGGTACGTGGCACAAGTTCACGACCTCGCGGCCGCCACGGTTGCTCTCGACGCAGTGCCCTATTCCACGCGCACGCGGTTGCTACGTATTGATCCGCAGGATCGTGGGGCGGTGTTGGCTGGCCAAGGAGAACCCGTAGACGTCATCACTAGGCTTGATGCCTCCGCGGTGTTCAAGGAATTTCGCAGGGCTTTGGCGCTGCTGGACAATCGCTGA
- the rplA gene encoding 50S ribosomal protein L1: MSKRSKAYKAAAEKVDKTRLYSPLSAAELVKETSSTKTDATVEVAMRLGVDPRKADQLVRGTVNLPNGTGKTVRVAVFAEGEKATQAKEAGADIVGTAELIEQITAGTIDFDVAIATPDQMAKVGRVARVLGPRGLMPNPKTGTVTPDVAKAIADVKGGKIAFRVDKAANLHAIIGKASFDAKALAENYGALIDEILRIKPASSKGVYLKKVTMTSTFGPGVPVDPAVQKNYAEA; encoded by the coding sequence ATGAGCAAGCGTTCAAAGGCTTACAAGGCCGCCGCAGAAAAGGTTGACAAGACTCGCCTCTACAGCCCCCTTTCGGCTGCTGAACTGGTGAAGGAAACCTCCTCCACCAAGACCGACGCCACCGTTGAGGTTGCAATGCGTCTCGGCGTTGATCCCCGCAAGGCTGACCAGCTCGTTCGCGGCACCGTGAACCTGCCTAACGGCACCGGTAAGACCGTGCGCGTTGCAGTGTTCGCCGAAGGCGAGAAGGCAACCCAGGCTAAGGAAGCTGGCGCAGACATCGTTGGCACCGCCGAGCTGATCGAGCAGATCACCGCTGGCACCATTGACTTCGACGTTGCCATCGCTACCCCCGACCAGATGGCCAAGGTTGGCCGTGTGGCTCGCGTGCTCGGCCCCCGTGGTCTGATGCCAAACCCCAAGACCGGTACCGTCACCCCCGACGTTGCAAAGGCAATCGCCGACGTCAAGGGCGGCAAGATCGCCTTCCGCGTTGACAAGGCAGCCAACCTGCACGCCATCATTGGCAAGGCTTCCTTCGACGCCAAGGCGCTTGCTGAGAACTACGGCGCACTGATCGACGAGATCCTGCGTATCAAGCCCGCCTCTTCCAAGGGTGTGTACCTGAAGAAGGTCACCATGACCTCCACCTTTGGTCCTGGCGTTCCGGTTGATCCGGCAGTTCAGAAGAACTACGCCGAGGCTTAA